CATTTGAACCATATGTAGTAACAAATGTTGGTTTTGGTTCATCACCTTCTGCTATTCTAACCTTCCAATAGCTTGCCCTAAGATCATGTTTTGTGAACCAGCATGCCTTACTCAACGTGTCCATAAATCTTGCACCAATGGAACcgaatacttattctttatagtttCCTTGTTCAGCGCCCTATAGTCTACACACATTCGCATCGTcccattctttttttaaaaaattaaacaggGGCACCATATGGTACCTTAGATGTCTGAATCAATCAGGCATCCATCAACTCGTTCAATTGTTTACGCAATTCAACAAATTTCCTAggagccatacgataaggagccTGTGCAAAAGCAACCATACCAGGCAACAACTAAATTTTATGACCGATATCCCTCTTTGGTGGTAAATTCTTTGGTAATTCAGGCGGAATAACATTAGCATACTGTTTAAGCAATTCAGCAACACAATCAGGCACTTCCATCTTAACATCAAGTTTTACTTCAACCAAGGCAGCAAGTATAGTGTCATCACCCTTTTTCATCCCTTTGTCGATTGACATAGCAGACAAGAACATTCCCTTATCTTTCTTATTTGCAACTTTATTAATGTTACCAAATGGATGAACTCCTTTAAGAAATTCAGTATTGCTTCCATTCATGACCATCACTCCATCTAAATGAGAAAACGGAACAAACTggaattttcttagaaaatcaatCCCAAGTATGATCTAAAATTCACCAAGCGACATCACCATCAAATTATGTTTTCCCACCCAATTTTTAGTCGTTATAGACACACCATAAGCCATACACACAATGGCATGTGCCTTAGCCTTGAGCATTTTGACGTAGGAAGGGATTTTAGACAACTTCAGCCCCAATTTTGTAGAAATTTTCACATCTACAAACATATGAGTGGCTCCTGTATCAACCATTGCTTTCACGCGTTGTTCTTTCACTATCAGTTCTATATGAATTGGGGAAGCATGAGGATTCAAAGTACTAGACATTTCTCCAACATTATTAACCCACGTAATATGGTTTAAGGATAATCCCAATGGATTTGCCATTGCAGCCACGATTTCCTCATCTTCCTCCCTTTGATTCATATATCCTGCAAGCAAACCATTTACTTTTTCCTTGTTTGGACAAGACATGGCCAAATGAGGACCGCCAAAGGTCCAACATCCCTTAGAATTACCATCTTTGTTCTTTGGTTTGTCTATTCCATCCTTCACTTGTGCCTTTCCTTTGTCATTTGTACAGTTCTTACCACTATCCTTTATCCATTACCCTTTATTATCgttctttttcttagtttttcaagtAGAGGTAACATCCATCAAAGGATCAATTGTTAGGAAATCAACCAACGAATCTGCATCAGTAATTGCGCCAGGCAGATCTTTAACATTCGGCCTCCGAAGTTTGTTTTGAGCCCAGCCTTGCATACCCAAAATGAAGTTGTGTAATTTATCCTTATCAGAGTTGTTTTGAATGTCTAACATCATAGAGGTGAATTCTTTAATGTATTCCCTCACCGAAGTCGTCTGCCTTAGCCTTTTCAACATATCCCTTCCAAGCCAAGAGCCATTACTAGGAAGAAATTGACCgcacatttcttttattaactTATTCCACGTATCAATTCTAGGACGACTTGCACTTACGTCATTTGCATTTTGAGTTCTCCACCAAAGTTTAGCATCACCCATCAAGTACATTGTGATAATGCTTAACTTGACAGCATTAGGCACCCTTGCAGCAGTAAAAGACTGTTCCATGTCccaaatgaaattttttcctGTTCTTTAGCACATCTTGAACCACTAAAGGATTTAGGTTCTGGAATTTTAACCTTAGATGATTCAATACGATTTGAACTCAACGTAGCCACAGCCCGACACAATACAACGATCTCTGCACGaaggtttttattttccttctacAGTCCCTCAAGTTGTTGTGTGGTTGTCATACAAAAATTCATGATTTCAGTGATGTGTTTATCAACATTTTGTCGATATACACCAATCTCCCTCTAAACATTCTCAGCGTTAAGTCTCAAATCAATGACTTGTGTCAACAAATCCACAAACGAAGGGTCTCCCAAAGTATCATCTATAAACCCAATAAATGCTTCAATTTTTCGTGCCAGTTTCCATAGTTCTATTTTTTTCACCATCTTTCAACCGTGCTCTGGTACCAATTGAAAGAGGGTCAATTTATTTTTACCGAACACCACCTTAGGCAGTACTGCAAACGCCTGCAAAACTCAGCCTATCTGACTAACACAGCCAAAATGTACAGGAACTCGTCCCAAACtttattaatcatataattaatacaaagggaAGGCTTCACGAATTTGTCTAAGTCCAAGAACACACTCTATGCCTTAAGCAAAATTTCCACCCATAATTGAATTTTTGCACATGGCTATTCCATGCGGTAATTACAAATGACACATGTCCAACACTTGTCATTACAAGATTCAAACTATGTTTCCAACAACTATATTTCTAACaaatagaatctaattcaaattacatcctTATCCacatgaaatattaatattctaacacgtagaatatttcaggctacattccaacacttagaatattttagccaGCTTCCAACAATAAGAATATTTTAGCTGTCCTCCAACACTAAGTTTTATTTCACTATTTCACATGAAATGCCTTTGTTCTTGCCATCGTCAAGTCTTCACAACTTTGCCTTGTCAAGCCAACATGTTGGCTTGTCGATGACTCTAGCCCGAACGTAAGCCTTGCATGTTGAAGttgccttgccaacacccaagcatCTTGAACctgtgttgcactgttttgcccCAATTCATTTCAAGACCAATGCTCAAGTCCTTAACATGTTtgcacgtagttagatcaagtagtttaCGTGTCTATTAGTAAGTGATGAACCTAATATTCTAGTTGATTCAAACACTATAGAATACATCTAAAATCCATGAtatcatccataaatatgagatcaAGATCCTttaatccataatccaattcaaggtaAGTTAAATTCAGAATCaaaaaagttaagagtcaactttaaaagttaaaaagaaagTCAAactaagttcttaaagttttaaaatagtCCTACACCATCATTTTAACATTGATTTAAGGCTCTAGTTATTTGTCAAACAATGAGAAAAGAGGTGAGTTAAATTCTCGGAAGCTATAATGGAAATAAGTACTCCCTAAGAGTTAAAGTACTTAAGTAATGATCAAGAGTTGACTTCATTTCTCTAAAGTTATAAGGGGAATAAGTATTCCGAAAAGGTTGATTAATGTTTCACATTCAAGTTTAAAGGAAACTAAgaagttccaaaagagttttgtaCTAAAGAGGGGAACATTTATTCAAAAAGGAGtttttaaagctaaagggtTCGGTAAATTATCCCAACCCAAAAgaaggaagttttattaaaagtatgagcCAAAGCatgttttgggagtagtattgagcacctatGTAGGAATAAGAGTTAAGATAAATCAAGTTCTCACGTACACCATGTATCCATCATGGCTATTAacgtgtcatactttttagatgatcacatatATTTAGCTAGTGCATCAACTAGGTTGAGGATGTTCTATGTGATGGAAAAGTATAGGATAATTCTGGCAGTGTGTAtgagacgttgtatcatcacgtAGGCTCGTAGTAACAGTTGCTGGTTTTAGAAACTCCCATAGAACTATATtacattcatatataagtaaagttgagtttattattattttttatctttaatggaAAAAGAGTTCACActatttatatacatacatacatatatatacatacatatatatatatatatatatatatattagattttctttttgcCATATATTGAGTCGTCATCTTAAGAGTTGAGCAGAGCTAATATAATTTCATCCTTACTCTATTTCAATATTTATAGTTGTGTTTAACactccaactcgcatactcgtacattcaatatactgatgccagttggcctACATCATTTTGTAATGCAGATGAAGATAACCAGGACCAACACGCTGAATTGAAACAATAGATTAGACCCAAAAACAGTCTGAAAACATGAATCAATTCTACTAAAGATCAAATATATTTCACCCAACAAGAATTTAGCGATTTTTCATGGAGAACTCCCATATTCAACATACCATACACTATAACTTGCTGATTTAAAAAATTGGGTGTGGATGAAAGGACCCAACACCGAAttatctcacatacctcgataGGTATCACCTCCGACGAAATCCACGTAAGGTTCTTCGCGTTCTTTGACAattcttgatcttcctcttcttctctctttttcttccaAGACCTAAgtgttctttatattttaaaacataattggGACTTTGTTTTTACCCTTAAATAACCCTTTAAatgaattagaaaataatagGGTGAAAACAcaactttacccttactaaaatcaaGATTTGATTTTCCTCAACTCAACATCCCAACATCcgaaaggcatatctccctcatatgaCATCAATATTCACGAAGTCGGAGGCGTTGGAAATATATTCCTAAGGGATATTCAAACATCTTAAGAACTTATCCAAACTCATCTTGAGTTGTAATTTATGACTGTTTGAAATGACCAAAACTTACTTTCGAATGTTGGATATTTTCCAGAGTTCCCTACTTACtccaaaaattgattattttttgtttcgTAGATTATTCTTAGTTTTTCTATGTTATGAAATGTTACATTTTAGGATCTACTACATTACTTTGTTGACCGCGTCCAATTGTGTGTGCATTTTGACGCAATAATTTTTGGCGCCGCTATCGGGGACTTAgaaattaattgtttttctagtttaatttttttctttttgtttatttatgtttagaaaaataataaaaataataaactaataaaattccttatttttgtagtataagttttttatgttctttttatcTTGTTTTTGCAGAATAAGGGAAGTGTGAGTACCCAAGAATTTGAAGTGAAGGAGCACATTTGATCTTAAGTGTGGGGTGATGACCCCATGTAAAAATTAAGAGAACATGCTAGATGTTAGTCCTAAAGGCCTCAGGGAGTTTTCCTAacatatgttttaaattttagttgatGCTTTGGggacataatatatttttaagtgtGGGGTAGGAGAATGAATTTctagtttttattaatttattgagtcttttcttcttctttgttaggATGAGTtccttgaattttatttttggttcttTTCTTGAGGACAATCATTTTGAATCGAGTGTCTTTTTTTTTAGGAAgtaaagtttttttattatttattggagAGAAATGATAAGACCCTTTTGAGTTAAGCGATGCTTACTATTTGGGCCTAATTTTGAGTAGTACTTTCTTGTAAATACTTGACTGCTagtaaaattagatattctttGAAACCTATGATCATGGTTATGACTTTGTATATagcttatttttaatttgtagtTTGTTATGATCATGTCTCTCTTAAAAGTGGAATGGATCCATCTTTATTGATACTTGTGCCATATGCGATGAGATtttgtttatttcatattttgtatCCTAGTCTAGACCTTACCCTGAATGttgttgaaatgaaataaaaattgtttcttttttaagaatatgATAATAGTCTTTCTTTGATTTGTCTGGTAGGTTTTagcattttcaaatattatatcacTAGTAAGCCTTTTTGCGCATGTAACTTTTTGTTGGTAGTCATATTTTGCCCTTGACTATTTTATTGATTCCCTAGTATTTGTGTCTTTCTTCcttgaaaattataatatatacttaTTCTAATAATCAATTCTAAGAAAAAGGGATGGTTGAGCGAAAAGATAACAAATGATAGCTACAAAGTGCTTAAATGCCCTCTTCGGGCGAATGCCACGTAAAAAAAGAGatgaacaaaaaagaaattaacgcatgtaaaaatacataagttgAGGGCGGCTAGTATGAGGAaaaaaatagatacattcttgaGATAATGAGAATTACTTGTGAAATTATTGTTGAAGATAGGgatgaaaataaagagaagaaaataatggGTGATGAAGTCTAAAATTGCAAAGTGCTCAAGGAAGTGTAGGTCATTATAATATAGTTTTCTTACCCACCCCTAGCCACATTACAACCCATTAAAGTCCTATTTGATTCTATTCAAGCATGTTTAATTAGTGGAGATTTACATAATGGGAAATCTTATGGTTATTGGTGCATGCATGCACCATGCGAATTTTATTTCTGAGTGTGAAAGTTGTTCTTTGATGTCAAGTcgttaatttatattaaacaaTTTTATTTGAGTGTGTGGATTATTTATTCTTGTGAGGTCTCTTTATACATGATAGATGAGTTATTTTATTAGCTTTCTTTGATAAGAGTAGGTGAGAAAACTCAAATTTGATGAGTTCAAATCCTTCCTTGAGATAGGAGGTTAGAGGTTTATTGTTTATTTGTATATCTTGCATAATGATTGAGAAGTGCACttgatgttttgaaatttgtatATGGCCTACGTGTTCGTATCAATGATGTTTAAGATGATCTTTAATAtttgttcgaggacgaacaaaAATTTAAGTGTGAGGTAGTGATGTAAGtccaaaatacataattttaatcattatttgtctcacatttattatgtatatttatgcTTTTTGAGAATGGATTTAATGAAACGgcttaatagtttttttttatttgtagtatTGAATTGGTGTGGAGATGAAGAAATTTgaagtaaaacaaattaaatatggaaGGTTGAATAAGGAAATCAAGAAGACAACTTAATGGGttaattgaatataataatatacaatatattaGAAGTTCACTTGAAGTATAATTTGAATTGAAGTATAAGTGGCTGAAATTTTGAATCATGTGAAGGCACTTCAAATTGAAGGTTGCGGGTGAAGCAGTTTAACACGTACAGGAATCCAATTCCGTCAAGGCTTTGAGTTCCAAATTTGTTTTGgactcaatttattttaaggttttCCTACATCTATAAATAGTTTTTATGAATAATTACTAGGGAAGGAGGATACAATGTATACAATAAcatgatttatgtttttatcttttcgttctcttttattctattttacATCTTCTTTGAATGATTCGTTGTATTTTCTCTATGTCTATGTGGAATGAAGCTTCTCATTCtttgattatattttcttgCAATATGATTTTTTAGTGATTTTAATTCGGCATGATttgtttatcataaaatttgttCTTATATTGTTTTGATTACTATTTTGATGCTTGATCATCATTGAAATAAATATGTTGTCTGAATTGAACTCGGGAGACGAATAAGAGGATAAAATGTAAGACATAAGCATCTTGTTTAACTCTAAATAGCTAgggataatttttttcaattatagatATATAACTAGAAACCTTGCTTGCGTCACCATACAAGATAAAACGTAGTGCTCGGCATTTAATCATCATATCCCCGTTCAACGAAATAGTTAAGATGCTATCTATCGTAGAATATTAGAGGTCAGAAGAGCATGATCATCAATTTCATCCTGTGATTCAATAACTAGATAATTAAGT
The sequence above is a segment of the Solanum lycopersicum chromosome 10, SLM_r2.1 genome. Coding sequences within it:
- the LOC138338780 gene encoding uncharacterized protein; amino-acid sequence: MEQSFTAARVPNAVKLSIITMYLMGDAKLWWRTQNANDVSASRPRIDTWNKLIKEMCGQFLPSNGSWLGRDMLKRLRQTTSVREYIKEFTSMMLDIQNNSDKDKLHNFILGMQGWAQNKLRRPNVKDLPGAITDADSLVDFLTIDPLMDVTST